A genomic region of Caenorhabditis elegans chromosome V contains the following coding sequences:
- the str-264 gene encoding Seven TM Receptor (Confirmed by transcript evidence), with translation MLAQIPFNIISCLSLFLDIILITLIIKKSSSSMANYKYLMLISSFLKVFIGVLHFINQPKVHFYQASYVIYSENPVGLPRAVSFWVLALDCAAFAMTLYLLAFHFVYRYLADLKPDQLYFFTFPYSLIFTGIFSFMTLNWWLSAVFFAGESGSVDEYIGSNMLQKFNLTPVEFSYISSIFYKKNLQTGVEELSLHDFLLLINLMFIIDTGFLIIGYCWLKLQKVFSHTTKQYLSLSKRTLEMQTQLFKCIVAQTLFPMFFLLIPSGCILLFPLFKFEPGPVETIFLPMMGAQTVVDSMVPMYQVVP, from the exons ATGCTAGCCCAAATCCCGTTCAATATTATATCATGCTTATCACTTTTTCTCGACATCATCCTTATCACTTTGATCATCAAGAAAAGTTCATCGTCAATGGCAAACTACAAGTATTTGATGCTTATTTCGAGTTTTCTGAAAGTATTTATCGGAGTTCTCCATTTTATAAATCAACCGAAAGTTCATTTTTATCAAGCCTCTTACGTTATTTACAGTGAAAATCCTGTTGGATTACCGAGAGCTGTTTCGTTTTGGGTTTTAG cTCTCGACTGTGCTGCATTTGCGATGACCCTCTACTTGCTGGCTTTTCATTTTGTCTATCGATATTTGGCAGATCTTAAACCCGATCAACTCTACTTTTTTACATTCCCATATTCTCTAATTTTCACTGGAATTTTCTCGTTTATGACATTAAACTGGTGGTTGTCAGCTGTATTTTTTGCTGGGGAAAGTGGATCTGTAGATGAATATATTGG ctcaaatatgcttcaaaaattcaatttaacgCCGGTGGAATTCTCTTACATTTCGTCGATATTCTAT aaaaagaatcTCCAAACTGGAGTTGAAGAACTGAGTTTACACGATTTTTTGCTTCTGATCAATTTGATGTTCATAATT GACACGGGTTTTCTTATAATCGGATATTGTTGGTTAAAGCTTCAGAAAGTATTCTCCCATACCACCAAGCAATACCTATCACTATCCAAACGAACTCTAGAAATGCAAACTCAACTCTTCAAATGCATTGTTGCTCAAACTCTATTCCCAATGTTTTTCTTGCTCATCCCATCAGGATGTATTCTGCTCTTCCCATTATTTAAGTTTGAGCCAGGGCCTGTCGAAACAATATTCTTACCGATGATGGGAGCACAGACTGTAGTAGATTCTATGGTCCCTAtgtatcaggttgtcccataa
- the srh-218 gene encoding Serpentine Receptor, class H (Partially confirmed by transcript evidence): protein MDNVSYCPIDYEFTYLDSPDFYTFALHAVALIAIPIYILVGYMIIYKTPQSMKTVKRSLLIFHFWTCFVDILFSILVCPFAVAPLYAGYPLGVLKEFGIGVANQAILSMASTESMMVSILGLYENRYFIFKRNKKRWALLRFPWYAFNYFLAVAAYLPVYFMVPDQTNARIFILEHLPCLTPEILSGPMFIVALDVNLMLRSASLVSTFICIEGLTFFFLVKRSLNQYGTQLSKKTVEMQNRFSKAIILQLIVPSLYLAAPFTYLWYSGRFKYFNQKFTNLSFIFISTHGLFGSLFMLYIQVAYREVVIKFFVNTLKSFGINIERQYPQKKSSIFQSRMSINVY from the exons ATGGACAATGTGAGTTACTGCCCAATTGACTATGAGTTCACTTATCTGGATTCTCCCGATTTCTATACATTTGCACTACATGCGGTTGCTCTCATAGCAATTCCAATATACATTTTAGTGGGTTATATGATTATTTACAAAACTCCCCAATCCATGAAAACTGTTAAGCggagtttattgatttttcatttttggactTGTTTTGTGGATATTTTATTCAGCATTCTGGTATGCCCATTTGCTGTTGCACCACTTTATGCTGGGTATCCATTGGGAGTGCTCAAAGAATTTGGAATAGGTGTAGCGAATCAAGCTATCCTTTCAATGGCTTCAACCGAAT CTATGATGGTATCCATACTCGGTCTatatgaaaatcgatatttcatATTCAAACGCAACAAGAAACGCTGGGCTCTTTTGCGATTCCCCTGGTACGcgttcaattattttttggcagtGGCGGCGTACTTACCGGTTTATTTTATGGTTCCGGATCAGACGAAtgcgagaatttttattttagag cacCTTCCCTGCCTAACACCTGAAATCCTGTCTGGTCCAATGTTCATTGTGGCCCTTGACGTGAATTTAATGTTACGGAGTGCCTCACTTGTTTCAACATTTATTTGCATTGAAGGATTAACGTTTTTCTTCTTAGTAAAACGATCACTGAATCAGTATGGGACACAGTTATCTAAAAAGACTGTGGAAATGCAGAATAGGTTTTCGAA AGCCATCATTCTGCAGCTAATCGTTCCATCACTATATCTTGCCGCGCCTTTTACATATCTCTGGTATTCTGGTAGATTTAAGTACTTCAACCAGAAATTCACAAATctctcatttatttttatatcaaCCCATGGATTATTCGGATCACTTTTCATGCTGTATATCCAGGTTGCTTATCGAGAAGttgtaattaaatttttcgtgAACACATTGAAATCGTTTGGTATAAATATAGAAAGACAGTATCCACAGAAGAAGTCgagtatttttcaatcaagaaTGTCTATCAACGTTTATTGA
- the srh-219 gene encoding Serpentine Receptor, class H (Partially confirmed by transcript evidence): MFILQTFNSCSSDYQSTYLDSHEFLLLSLHIVAIFSFPLCIFSGWVIVFKTPPSMSSVKFSLLTFHFWTCFVDIVFSILVCPFLVAPLYAGCTLGLLQYFEINTEYQVMFIMATVEAMCVSILCLYENRFFILSRNLYWWKYARIPWYTMNYTIAVLMFLPVFYQIPDQTHAREFILEHLPCLSSEILSLPLFVVAENAGLMLITSMMELGFLCAQGAFLMFLLNRSIKKFGNHLSQRTLEMQNRFMKAIILQLLIPSFCLNTPFFYIGFSGAFGYFNQKLTNVSFILIATHGFFSSLFMLFVHASYREAVLECFVKIGRILGFNIITVYPERKSTIYPTRHPMLL; this comes from the exons ATGTTTATTCTACAAACATTTAATTCGTGCTCTTCTGACTATCAGTCGACCTATCTAGATTCTCACGAGTTCCTTCTACTATCTCTTCATATTGTCGCAATATTCTCATTTCCCTTATGTATATTCTCCGGTTGGGttatagttttcaaaactccCCCATCGATGAGCTCTGTAAAGTTCAGCCTTttgacttttcatttttggaccTGTTTTGTGGATATTGTATTCAGTATCCTGGTGTGTCCATTTCTAGTTGCACCACTTTATGCTGGATGTACATTGGGTCTGCTGCAATATTTTGAGATAAATACAGAGTATCAAGTTATGTTTATAATGGCAACAGTGGAAG CAATGTGCGTCTCGATACTTTGCCTCtatgaaaatcgttttttcatATTATCCCGTAACCTGTACTGGTGGAAATATGCTCGAATTCCGTGGTATACAATGAACTACACAATTGCCGTGCTCATGTTCTTGCCAGTTTTTTATCAGATTCCAGATCAAACTCATGCCAGAGAATTTATTTTAGAG cacCTACCATGTCTCTCCTCTGAAATCTTATCTCTACCGTTATTTGTTGTCGCTGAGAATGCTGGCTTAATGCTTATCACTTCCATGATGGAACTTGGGTTTTTATGTGCTCAGGGAGCATTTCTAATGTTTTTGTTAAACCGATccataaaaaaattcggaaatcaTTTGTCCCAGCGAACACTGGAAATGCAGAACAGATTTATGAA agccaTCATCTTACAATTGCTTATTCCATCGTTCTGCTTGAACACCCCTTTTTTCTACATTGGATTTTCTGGAGCCTTTGGTTACTTCAACCAAAAGCTTACAAACGTATCATTCATACTGATTGCAACACATGGATTTTTCTCGTCACTTTTCATGCTTTTTGTACATGCTTCTTATCGAGAAGCGGTTCTAGAGTGTTTCGTAAAAATTGGGAGAATACTTGGATTCAATATCATCACTGTGTATCCAGAAAGAAAATCCACAATTTATCCGACAAGACATCCTATGcttctttga